In Prochlorococcus marinus CUG1435, the genomic window GGCCCATAAAAAGATTACCGCTGATGCAGAAAGCATTTTAAAAAAACTCAACCTACCCTACAGATTAGTAGATATTTGTTCTGGAGACTTAGGATTTTCTTCTAGTAGAACTTTCGATCTTGAAGTCTGGCTACCAAGTAGTAAATGTTATAGAGAGATCTCAAGTTGCAGCAATTGTTTAGACTTTCAAGCACGCAGATCTTCAATAAGAACAAAAATTGATAAAAAAAATACATATTTACATACTTTAAATGGCAGTGGGCTTGCTATTGGAAGAACTATGGCTGCAATTCTTGAAAATGGTCAACAAAAAGACGGTAGCGTTAAGATTCCAGATGCTCTAGTTCCATATTTTGGATCAAATTATTTAAAATCTAATTAATATAAAAAAATGAATGTTTTAACATCAATAACTGTTCTTGGATTTCTCATTTTTTTTCATGAGTTAGGTCATTTCCTTGCTGCGATTTTACAAGGTATTTATGTTGATGGATTTTCAATTGGTTTTGGACCCTCAATACTTCAAAAAAAATATAAAGACATCACCTTTTCATTTAGAGCATTCCCTTTAGGTGGCTTTGTTTCCTTTCCTGATGAAGGACTAAATAATATTGACCCTAAAGATCCAAATCTTCTGAAAAATAGACCTATTATCCAGAAGGTAATTGTAATTTCTGCTGGGGTTTTAGCCAATTTAATTCTTGCTTATACAATTTTGATTATAAACGTAACCACTGTTGGTATCCCTTTTGATCCTGAACCAGGTATTTTAGTTTTAGCGACACAACCAGAGAAGGCTGCTTCTATTTCTGGCTTAGAACCGGGAGACAAAATCATAAAACTTGAATCTAGTACTTTAGGAGTTGGGGATCAAGCTGTTTCCACTTTGGTAAAAGAGATTCAAAACTCATCTGGAAAGGAAATTTCGCTAGAAATTGATAGAAACGGAATCTTTAAAGACATTACTTTGATCCCTAAAAATGTTGATGGTAAAGGTACAATTGGTGCTCAGTTACAACCAAACATCAGAAAAGAAACTAAAAAAACAAAAAATATATATGAACTTTTTAAATACACAAATAATGAGTTTTTATCCCTTTTAGTAAAAACAATTCAAGGTTATAAAGGATTATTGACAAATTTCTCCTCAACAGCACAACAATTAAGTGGGCCAGTCAAAATTGTTGAAATTGGTGCTCAATTGTCAGAACAAGGAGGCGCTGGAATCTTACTATTTGCTGCTTTAATTTCTATTAATTTAGCCGTGCTTAACTCTTTGCCTTTACCCCTCTTAGATGGTGGGCAATTGGTTTTCACAATAATTGAAGGATTAAGGGGAGAACCGGTACCGGCAAAAGTACAAATAGCTGTCACTCAATCCAGTTTTTTTCTTTTAGTAGGACTGAGTGTACTTCTCATCATTAGAGATACTAGTCAACTTTTAATAGTACAAAGATTATTTAACCAATAAATATATTTCTAATATGTTTACCAAGATGTTAATATATAAATTATTTAATTTTTTTTAAATGGCGAAAAAGTCCATGATTGCGAGAGAAGTAAAGCGCAAAAAACTCGTAAATAAATATGCTGCAAAAAGAAAATCTTTGTTAGCTGAATTTAATGCTGCAAAAGATCCAATGGAAAGATTAGAAATACATAGAAAGATTCAAGGCCTCCCAAGAAATTCTGCACCTAATAGAGTCAGGAATAGATGTTGGGCAACTGGAAAGCCAAGAGGAGTTTATAGAGATTTTGGTTTATGCAGAAATCAGTTAAGACAGAGAGCTCATAACGGTGAGCTTCCAGGAGTTGTAAAATCCAGTTGGTAATAAATTTTGTTTAATATTGTAGTTTTTAACAAAAAATCGAGCATCAAAGACATTTAAAGTCCATTTCTTGGAAATTTTTAAAAATTTTTATAGCTTATCTAAATAATTTACTCAATATGTCCCTATAAAATGTAAGAATGAATTATGTATAGATTTATAATTTAAAAAGTGGAAGGACAAAATAAGTCGATCACGTTTGACGGACGAGAGATACGACTAACTACAGGACTATATGCTCCTCAGGCGAGTGGGTCAGTAATGATTGAGTGTGGGGACACCTCTTTATTAGTAACAGCAACAAAAACTACAAAAAAAGAAGCTGCTGATTTTCTCCCTCTAATATGTGATTACGAGGAAAAACTATATGCTGCTGGACGAATCCCAGGCGGTTTTATGCGAAGAGAAGGTCGTCCACCAGAAAGAGCAACATTAATAGCAAGATTAATTGATAGGCCAATGAGACCTCTATTCCCTTCGTGGATGAGAGATGAAATTCAGATAGTTGCTTCATGCCTTTCACTCGATGAGAGAGTACCAGCAGATGTTCTGGCAGTTACGGGGGCATCTATTGCAACATTAATTGGTGAAATACCATTTTATGGACCGATGGCTGCAGTTAGGGTTGGACTAATTGGAGATGATTTCATCCTAAACCCAAGCTATAGAGAAATAGAAAAAGGTGATCTTGACATAGTTGTAGCAGGTTCCCCTGAAGGTATTGTGATGATAGAAGCAGGGGCTAATCAATTATCTGAGCAAGATACTATTGAAGCAATTGATTTTGGATACGAAGCTGTTACCGAACTTATTAAATCACAAGAGGATTTACTTAAAGATTTAGGAATAAAACAGATTAAGCCAGCTGAACCTGAAGAGGATAAAACATTACCCTCCTATTTGGAAAAACACTGTACGAAATCTATTGAACTCGTTTTAAAGAAATTTGATCAGTCAAAAGAGGACAGAGATCTTGAATTAGAAAAAATTAAACTTAAAACTCAAGAACAAATAGAATCTTTAAAAGACGATAACCAATTAAAAACTTTATTATCTGAGGATGATAAATTAATTCATTCTGACTTTAAAAAATTAACGAAAAAATTAATGAGGTCACAAATCATTAATGATGGGAAAAGAGTTGATGGGAGAGACCTTGATGAAGTTAGAAAAATATCTGCTTCTGCTGGCATACTCCCAAAAAGAGTTCATGGTTCTGCTTTATTTCAAAGAGGTCTTACACAAGTCTTATCAACAACGACGCTTGGGACACCTAGCGATGCTCAAGAAATGGATGACCTAAATCCTAGTACGGAAAAAACTTACTTACATCATTATAATTTTCCACCTTATTCAGTTGGAGAAACTCGACCAATGAGAACTCCAGGTAGAAGAGAAATAGGTCATGGAGCATTGGCAGAGAGAGCCATAATCCCTGTACTGCCTGGAAAAGAAACTTTTCCGTATGTATTAAGAGTAGTTAGCGAAGTCTTGAGCTCAAATGGATCCACTTCGATGGGATCAGTATGTGGTAGCACACTCTCATTACTTGATGCTGGTGTACCACTGAAGGCTCTCGTTAGTGGGACGGCTATGGGGTTAATTAAAGAGGGAAAAGATGTGCGAATCCTTACAGACATTCAAGGTATTGAGGATTTTCTTGGAGATATGGATTTCAAAGTTGCAGGTACTGAAAAAGGCATAACAGCATTACAAATGGATATGAAAATCACAGGCTTACCAGTCTCTATAATTTCTGATGCAATTAAAAAAGCGAGGCCTGCAAGATTGCATATCTTAGAAAAAATGCAAGAAGCAATAGATAAACCTCAAGAATCTCTATCTCCTCACGCACCAAGACTTCTAAGTTTCAGAATTGATCCCGAACTCATAGGTACTGTTATAGGACCTGGAGGTAGAACTATTAAAGGTATAACCGAGAGAACAAATACAAAAATAGATATTGAGGATGGAGGAATTGTAACTATCGCTTCTCATGACGGAGCTGCTGCTGAAGAAGCTCAAAAAATAATCGAGGGTTTAACTCGCAAAGTACATGAGGGAGAGATCTTCTCAGGTGTAGTGACTCGAATAATTCCTATAGGCGCTTTTGTAGAAATATTGCCTGGGAAGGAAGGAATGGTACACATATCTCAATTATCTGAAGCGAGAGTTGAGAGAGTTGAAGATGTCGTAAGGCAGGGAGATGAAGTAACCGTAAGGGTTCGTGAAATTGATAGCAGAGGAAGAATTAATTTAACATTGAGAGGAGTCTCCCAAAATGGAGGCATGTCTTACCCAGAACCAACACCAACACCGGTAGCGCCTTTAAATTAGATATCTAAAGGCAAAATATCATATTCTTTAATAGTTCTCTTTAATTCAGAACAAAGATCATTATGATTTTCCTTATTGTTAGAGGCAACGATTACTCCTCCTTGCTTGAAATCTGATTTTCCATAACTCAACTCCTCGTTATCCAAATTTGTGATTGATCCACCAGAAGCCCTTAAAATAGCTTCTGGCGCTGCAAAATCCCAATCCTTAGGAGAACTCTTCCCAGGCAAGCTCAAACATATATAGATATCGCTCTCTCCTCTTAATATTGAAGCAATCTTACAACCAATACTTCCCATAATTAATACCTGATTAAATTTGATTTTCTTTATTAATTTATTAAGAGACTCATTACCATGATTTTTACTTGACACTATAGTCATTTCTTGAAGATTTCTGATATTAGATAATTTAGGTTTATTCTTTGAACCATCTTTTTTTTCGCACCACACTTTATTTCCATGCGCAAACCATAATTCATCCTTTTCTGGAATAAGGACAACTCCTATATAAGGTTTTTTCTGGTAGTTTAAAGCCAAATGCAAAGCATAATTGCCTGTTCCTTGAATGAAATCCTTCGTTCCATCAAGCGGATCTAGAACCCATATCCAGTCTTTATTAGTATTAAAACTTTGCTCATCAAATTTCACATTTTCCTCGCTTAAGATTCCCCAATCTACATTTGAATATTTTTTTTTAATTCTACTAATAATGATCTCATTAACTTCTAAGTCAGCCTTTGTAACAGGATCATCTATATTTTTATTTTTTAAAATATTGATTTTATAATTTGATTCTTTTAATATTTTGGAATAATGAAGTAGTATTTCAGCTGCTTCCCAACTGAAATTCCTCAAGTCATTAATTAAATCATTTATATCTATGTTAGATGGTAAGGTAATCACTAAATGAATACTAATTACTCATTTTCTCATAAAAGCCAAGAACCTGAAAGTGGAGTTTTATATATTGTTGGCACTCCAATAGGTAATTTAGGTGATATTTCTTTTCGAGCAATAAATATTCTGAAAAATGTTTCTTTAATTGCCTCCGAAGATACAAGACAAACAAAAAAAATTATGCATAAATTTGAATTTAAAAATACTTTAATAAGTTTCAACAAACATAACTCTTTGCAGAAGATTCAGAGAATACTTAATGATCTTTGCTCGGGAGACTCAATAGCTTTAGTAAGCGATGCAGGAATGCCGAGTATTTGCGACCCAGGAGAAGATCTCATAAAAAAAGCAAAATCCATTGGGTTAAAAATTATATGTATTCCAGGGCCATGTGCAGCGATTACTGCGATTGTATCAAGCGGTCTTCCATCTTCTAAATTTACATTTGAGGGTTTTCTTCCAAGAAAGAAAAGCGAAAGAGAAAAAATTCTTTTAGAAATTTGTAAAAATGAAAAAACTACAATTTTGTTTGAATCGCCTCGACGTCTTAAAAAATTACTTTGCGAATTGAGATATTTTTGTGGTGGGGAAAGAGAAATTCAAGTATTTCGAGAATTAACAAAAAAATATGAAGAACATATCGGTAATAACATTAATCAGGCCATAAAATATTTCGAGGACAAAGAAATTTTGGGTGAACTAACAGTTGTCATTAAGGGTCAAGATAAAGCAAATTCATTAATTAAATTTGATAAGACACAATTAAATAAGGATTTAAATGAGCTAATTAAAGCAGGTCTTAGTTTATCTTCAGCATCAAAATACCTAGCAAAAAAAAATAATCTATCAAAAAACTTAATTTATAAACTGCATTAATATAAAAGTACTATATTCAACATATGTTGCATCTACTTAAAAAGTTAACCTACATTTCAACATTAAATCTATCATTTTTTTTTATTTTGATGATTGGGATACAAAATAGCTCAAAAGAATCAAAAGTGAATCTTATATTTAATGAAACTGTTAATTTGCCAATAAGTTTTATAATTGGCACGAGTTTTATAAGTGGCTCAACTACAGCAGGTGTTTTAATCTTATTGAACAAAAAAACAAATTCATAAATACCTTTACTTTATAGAGCTATTAATTTATCATCACTAACTATCCTAGAAATACCTCTAGACACTAGCAAAGGAGCTACGATTCTAAAAACCTCTGTATTTGGGACCTTGATAACTTTTTGTTCTTTATTGCAAAATCTTTTTGCATTTCTCAATTCCAAATGGATTTCAATTGTTTTTCTGTTTAACTCTTCCTGAGATAAGAATTGCCAATTTGGAAAATCTTTTAGGTATTTAATTTCTAATTCAATTTTCTTATCTACAATCATATAAACAGTTTTTGGGAATTCAATTTCAGAAATATGAACTGAAGAAAAATCTTTTTGAGGAATTTTTTCAATTTCGCAATCTAGAGGGGTTATTTCCATAAATGTATTTTCTTGGAAAATTTGATCTTCTAGATTTTCATGAGCATTATTTGAGTCAAATTGATCTGAATCATCAATAGAATTGGTCTCATTTTGATCTTCTAGATTATTAATTTTTAATCTATTTTTTTTGAGTAACTCTTTATATATTTTTTCCCCCAAAGTCTTCTTCAAGTTTCTAGAAATTGTTAACTTTGTAAATTTATGTTCTTCAGCTAATTGTTCGATTGTTCTACCATCTTTAAAATTTTTTACTATTTGCTTTTTATCAATCAAAGAAAGCCTTTTAGCCAAAATAAGAAGATAACTCTAACCTATTCTATAGGATACCTTAATTAAACAATCTTCAAATTAGTTTTAACATTATTTTTTTCAAAAAAATTTTTTATTATTGTTTGGGATATATCTGTCAGATATAATGACTAAGTGCTTCCTTAGCTCAGCTGGATAGAGCAACTGCCTTCTAAGCAGTGGGCCGCAGGTTCGAATCCTGCAGGAAGCGTTTTAAATAACTTTATCTATCTTATTTTTTCTAGGATGAAGCTCGAACTTGCAAAGTTTAGATAAGTCACATTTGATTAATAAAACAACAATAAATAATAAGCTTGAACTTATTCCGATAAGAACTGTATATTCATCAAGTTTATTAAATGAGGCAAGTAGGGAAAAAGATACAAACCATTGACTTAGGGCAAAAATTAATGTGACTGAATCAATTTGATTAAAACCTCCATCAACCAAACGATGATGGATATGGAGTCTATCAGGATAAAATATAGATTTACCTTTACTTAGCCTTGCTAAAATAACATAAATCATATCAAAAACAGGAACAGCAAAAAATAATAATGACTCTAATAGATAAAAATCTAGTTCTGAATTAAACCCATCATTTAAGCCAGGCTCAAACATAAGAACACTAAGAGATACTGAGAAGAACCCAAGAAAATAAGAACCTCCATCTCCCATTACGATTTTTGCTGGATGATAATTAAAAATCAAGAATCCCAGACAAGAGCCTAATAAAGCAGAAAGAATTGGCAAATACTCAATATTTCCATGACCAATTGCAGCACAAATCATCCCTAAAGTTGAAATGCAAACTATCCCTATTGCTAATCCATCTAACCCGTCTATCCAATTAATTGCATTTATCATCCCAACTATCCAAAGGACTGTAAAAGAAAGACTCAATAAACTTATTAAAGATATTGATAGAGGAACTCCAATTAAGGTTTGGATTTCAAGAATATTTATATGAAAACCAATAGCCCAAAATATTATTGATAGTACTATTTGAAAAAACAATCTAACGAAAGGCGATAAATTAAATAAATCGTCAAAAAAACCAATAATAAAAAAACATGGTGCAATCCCAAAAACTGGCCAGAAAAAACTATTTTGCGGGAAGTTTATAAAACCAAAAGCCAATAATAAAATTATAGGGAGATATAATCCAATTAAAATCCCTAAACCTCCAAGCCTTACAATATTTTTTTTGTGCTGTTTTCTTTTATCAGGTCTATCTATTAAATTTAATTTTAAACTTAAGTTCTTGATTATTGGAATAGTAATTACTGTCAATATGAAAGCAAAAATGAATCCTATTAAACTATTAGCGGCATTAAACAAAATATGAATATATAGATTATGGGTATCAAGAGTCTATTATAATAAAATTTAATAGATTTTTACTAAATTATAAATAATGTGTTTTATCTTTTTTAAAAAAAAATCTCAAGAATTTATTTTTGCTAAATATTTTTTATATTTCTTTATTAAACGAAAACAATGTCAATATTAGTAACTGGTTCAGCTGGCTTTATTGGTTTTCATCTCGCCAAACGACTTTTAAATGAGGGTTATGATGTGATTGGGATAGACAATTTAAACAATTATTATGATGTAAATATAAAGTACGCAAGATTAGAAGAACTTAATAAAGTTTCAAAGAATCTTTCAAATAAATTTTATTTTTATAAAAATGATATTGAAAATGTAGAATTTTTAAATAAATTATTTCGAGATTTTAATTTTAAGAAAGTGGTAAATCTTGCTGCCCAAGCAGGTGTTAGATACTCAATAAAAAATCCTAAAGCATATATAAACTCCAACATAGTGGGATTTGCAAATATCTTAGAGGCTTGCAGAAAAAACAATTTAGAGCATTTAGTTTATGCCAGTAGTAGTTCGGTTTATGGAGGGATTAAAGAATTACCATTTTCAGAAAAGGATAATGTCGATAAACCTATAAGTCTTTATGCTGCGAGTAAGAAAGCTAATGAATTAATGGCATATTCATATAGTCACCTCTATGGTATACCTTCAACAGGTCTACGTTTTTTTACAGTATATGGTCCCTGGGGAAGACCAGACATGGCTCTTTTTGAATTCACAAAATCAATTATCAATTCAAAGCCAATAAAAGTTTTTAATAAAGGCCAAATGATGAGGGATTTTACTTACATAGACGATATTATCGAAAGTCTTTTTAGAGTTATTAATAAGACACCTCTTAAAGATGCAGAATCAGCTGGTAATTCTGATCCTTCAAACAATATTCCATATAGAATATTTAATATTGGGAATTCTAATCCAGTGCCTTTGATGGATTTCATATCTGAAATAGAAAATATAATTGGTACTAAAGCAAAAAAAGAATTTTTGGAAATGCAACCTGGAGATGTCGCAAACACTCACGCGGATACGACTTCTCTAGAGAACTGGATAAAATATAAACCAAGAACTAGTGTTTCAAAAGGCATTTCAGAATTTATCAATTGGTATAAAAATTTTTACAACGTTAAATAGTTTTTAAGATGTTTGACTCCTTCCCAATAAACTATCCTTCAATAGAAAATTGCAAAATTTGCATAGTAGGTCTTGGCTATGTGGGATTACCATTAGCTATTGAATTTTCAAAAATCAAGAAAAGTATAGCGACAGGTAAGGATCTAAATAGAGAAGTAATAGGTTTTGATCTAAATCAAAAAAGAATTAAAGAATTAGAGTCTGGAATTGATTCAACAAAAGAAACTGATTTAGAAGATCTAAAAGAATTTAATAAAATAAAATTTACTTCAGATATAAAATTAATTAGAGAATCAGATGTTTATATAATTTCAGTCCCTACTCCTATTGATGAGAATAAAAAACCAGATTTAAGTTGTCTCATAAAAGCTTCTGAATCAATAGGTGAAACTTTAAAAAATAGAAAATCAAAATATAAGCCAATAATCATTTATGAAAGTACTGTTTTCCCAGGAGCAACAGAAGAAATATGTGTTCCAATTCTTGAAAAAAAATCCAGCTTAAAATTTAATGAAGACTTTTTTTGTGGCTATAGTCCTGAAAGAATTAATCCGGGAGATAAAAAACACAGATTATCTACAATTGTAAAAGTAACTAGTGGGAGCAACAAAGAAACTACTGATTGGGTAGATCAACTATATGCATCAATAATTAAAGCAGGGACATTCAAAGCTAAAAGTTTAAAGATTGCTGAAGCTGCAAAAGTTATCGAAAACACCCAACGAGATATAAATATTGCTCTAATAAATGAATTAGCCAAGATATGTAATTTATTAAATATAGATACTTTAGATGTCCTTGAAGCAGCAGGAAGCAAATGGAATTTCATGCCATTTAAACCTGGATTAGTTGGAGGGCATTGCATAAGTGTTGATCCATTTTATCTAACTTATATTGCAAAAAATTATGGCTACGAACCTAAAGTAGTACTTGCTGGCAGGGAAATAAACGATGACATGAGCAAATGGATTGTTGATCAACTAGAAATTAAAATGCAGATGAAAAAAATATTTTTCAGAAATTCTAAGATTTTGATACTTGGAGTAACTTTTAAAGAAAATTGTCCAGATACAAGAAATTCAAAGGTATTAGATATTATTAAATTTCTTAATCAAAAAGAAATTACACCATACGTACATGATCCTTATATAACTAACGAAGAAAATCTTGAAAACAATTTTAACTTTTTAGAGAATTTACCTACAGATGGTGCTTTGAAATTTGATGCAATTATAATTGCCGTGGCCCATAATGAATATAAACTAATAGATTTAAAAAACTGGAAAAATTTAGTTTCTGAAAATTACATTTTTTATGATTTGAAAGGTATTCTTCCTCGAGAACTTAACCCAGTAAGGCTTTAGAAAATTTTACTTTTTAACTTTCAAAATTTTCCTAATATAAAAAATTTTGATTAAAAATAATTATGAAGACCAAAAAAAATAAAAAAATCATTCTGATATCAAACACAGCTTGGTATGTTTATAATTTCAGATTAGATTTACTTAAACTAATAAGAAGTAAAGGATTTGATGTGTATATTATTTGCCCATATGACAAATATAAAGAAAAAATTGAGGCTATGGGATTTAAAATTTACGAATGGCACTTAAAAAGAAACTCTATAAATCCAATTAATGAACTGGTTTCAATTTATAATTTATTTATTATTTACCAAAGAATTAAACCTGATATAGTTCATCACTTTACAATAAAAGCATCCATATATGGTTCAATCTGTTCTTGGATTTGTAAAACAAAAACTACTATAAATAGTTTTACAGGCTTAGGACACTTATTTATATCTAATGAGAATAAAATTATTTTAATTAGGAATATAATTAGTCCTATATTAAAACTTGTTTTTTCAAAAAAAGATACAAAACTCATTTTTCAAAACTCATCAGACCGAAATCACTTAATAAAATTAAAACTAATAACAAAAAACAACTCTTCTGTAATACCTGGTTCTGGAATAAATGTAAATTACTTTAAACCATCCAAAAAAAATGATGGAGATAAATTTTTGAAAATATTATTCCCATCAAGATTGATTAAAGAAAAAGGTATATTTGAACTCATAAAGGCTTGTAATTTAATTTGGAAAAAAAAAGTACCAATTAAGCTTTTTATTGCGGGAAAATTAGATAAAGGTAATAGGTCTTGTTTAACTGAAAAAGATATAAAAAAATTAAATAAACAAAAATATATTTATTTAATTGGTCATGTAGAAGACATGAGATCTATTTATAAATCTGTTGATATTGTTGTTTTACCTTCATGGAGAGAAGGATTATCGAAGGCCTTGTTAGAAGCAGCATCTATGGAGAAAGCTATAATTACAACAGATGTCCCTGGATGTAGGGAAATTATTGATCATATGGAAAGTGGTTTATTAGTAAAGAAAAATAATCCTTTACAGATAAAAAATAGTATACTCAAGCTCTATAATGAGAAAGATCTTATTAAAACATTTGGTAAAGCTGCAAGAATAAAAGTAAAAAAAGAATTTGAAATTAAAAAGATAAATAATATGACAATAAATCTTTATGAATAGAATTAATTTATTCAATATTGGTCAGAAATCCTTTAATCTAAGCATCATTTTCTTAATGACAGCTCCCTTCCTTTCTGGATTATTTTTAATATTATCATTGATAATTTCGATAATCTTAAAAGGAGAATTTTTAATAAAGAATAAATGGAATTACCCTATATTTATTAGCATTGGAATTTTATTTTTAAGTTGTATAAGAAATACTATTTTTAATACCCAAGAAATAAATCAAAATCTAACTTTATGGGTTGACGTATTTAATTGGATACCTTTTTTACTTATTTTTATTTTCATACCTTTATATATTTCTTCAACAAACCAAAAAATATTATTTAGTAAATTACTTATCATAAGCAACGTACCATTATTAATATCTTGTTTTTTACAAAAGCATTTTGAAATTTATGGGCCATTTTCTATTTTCAACGGCCTAATTGTATGGTATCAAAGAGTCCCAGGAGAGACTACTATAAGCACTACTGGATTATTTAATAATCCAAATTATGCAGGATTTGCATTAGTTACAATGGTACCTTTTATTTTTTTTAATATCGGAATAAATAATAAATCTAAATTAAATAAATTAATAACAATATTTATATTATTGATAACAATTTACACTATATTTATAACTAATTCGCGAAATGCTTATATAGGTTTATTAATTAGTTTCCTTCTATCATTTGGAATAAAAATTATTTATATTATTGGAATTTCTATATTATTATTATTACCAATAAATATTATTACATTTAATCTATTTAATCTAGAAACTTTATCTATAGTTTCAAAACAAACTTTGATTGATTTTTACCATAATATAATTTCCATAAGAATTGGAGACATATTATTTACACAAAGAGTAGAGATTTGGAACAAGGCTATAAATTTAATCTTTCAAAAACCTATATTTGGTTGGGGAGCATCGACTTTTAGTTTTTTATATTTAAAGAATAATGGCTTATATGGTGCACAACATACACACAATATAATCCTACAAATATCACAGAATTACGGTATTCCTTTTGCAATTTTAATCTCTGGAACTGTTCTTTTACTTACTTTCAAATCAGTAAGGATATTACGCGAAGTAAAGAATAAAAAAAACTTAATAAATAAATTCTGGATAATATCTTTATTAGTAGCTATTTTTCATCTATTATTTGATGTAGTTCTATTTGATTTAAGATTAAATATACTTTTTTGTATACTAATAACAGGTTCAAAAATTCTTGTTCTTGAAAATAAAAACCATGATAACTTTAATTTTAAAGATAGATTATTCAATTACAAATAAATAGATTTGATTTAATATAATAAAATATCAAATTAATTTATAATTTAATCAATGAGAAATATAAAAATAAATAATCAAAAATTTAATAAAGATAATCAATTAATAATAGCTGAGATAGGTCAAGCGCATGAAGGTTCAGAGGGACTAGTTCACTCTTTTATAGA contains:
- a CDS encoding polyribonucleotide nucleotidyltransferase, coding for MEGQNKSITFDGREIRLTTGLYAPQASGSVMIECGDTSLLVTATKTTKKEAADFLPLICDYEEKLYAAGRIPGGFMRREGRPPERATLIARLIDRPMRPLFPSWMRDEIQIVASCLSLDERVPADVLAVTGASIATLIGEIPFYGPMAAVRVGLIGDDFILNPSYREIEKGDLDIVVAGSPEGIVMIEAGANQLSEQDTIEAIDFGYEAVTELIKSQEDLLKDLGIKQIKPAEPEEDKTLPSYLEKHCTKSIELVLKKFDQSKEDRDLELEKIKLKTQEQIESLKDDNQLKTLLSEDDKLIHSDFKKLTKKLMRSQIINDGKRVDGRDLDEVRKISASAGILPKRVHGSALFQRGLTQVLSTTTLGTPSDAQEMDDLNPSTEKTYLHHYNFPPYSVGETRPMRTPGRREIGHGALAERAIIPVLPGKETFPYVLRVVSEVLSSNGSTSMGSVCGSTLSLLDAGVPLKALVSGTAMGLIKEGKDVRILTDIQGIEDFLGDMDFKVAGTEKGITALQMDMKITGLPVSIISDAIKKARPARLHILEKMQEAIDKPQESLSPHAPRLLSFRIDPELIGTVIGPGGRTIKGITERTNTKIDIEDGGIVTIASHDGAAAEEAQKIIEGLTRKVHEGEIFSGVVTRIIPIGAFVEILPGKEGMVHISQLSEARVERVEDVVRQGDEVTVRVREIDSRGRINLTLRGVSQNGGMSYPEPTPTPVAPLN
- the rseP gene encoding RIP metalloprotease RseP — translated: MNVLTSITVLGFLIFFHELGHFLAAILQGIYVDGFSIGFGPSILQKKYKDITFSFRAFPLGGFVSFPDEGLNNIDPKDPNLLKNRPIIQKVIVISAGVLANLILAYTILIINVTTVGIPFDPEPGILVLATQPEKAASISGLEPGDKIIKLESSTLGVGDQAVSTLVKEIQNSSGKEISLEIDRNGIFKDITLIPKNVDGKGTIGAQLQPNIRKETKKTKNIYELFKYTNNEFLSLLVKTIQGYKGLLTNFSSTAQQLSGPVKIVEIGAQLSEQGGAGILLFAALISINLAVLNSLPLPLLDGGQLVFTIIEGLRGEPVPAKVQIAVTQSSFFLLVGLSVLLIIRDTSQLLIVQRLFNQ
- the rsmI gene encoding 16S rRNA (cytidine(1402)-2'-O)-methyltransferase, producing the protein MNTNYSFSHKSQEPESGVLYIVGTPIGNLGDISFRAINILKNVSLIASEDTRQTKKIMHKFEFKNTLISFNKHNSLQKIQRILNDLCSGDSIALVSDAGMPSICDPGEDLIKKAKSIGLKIICIPGPCAAITAIVSSGLPSSKFTFEGFLPRKKSEREKILLEICKNEKTTILFESPRRLKKLLCELRYFCGGEREIQVFRELTKKYEEHIGNNINQAIKYFEDKEILGELTVVIKGQDKANSLIKFDKTQLNKDLNELIKAGLSLSSASKYLAKKNNLSKNLIYKLH
- the rpsN gene encoding 30S ribosomal protein S14, which gives rise to MAKKSMIAREVKRKKLVNKYAAKRKSLLAEFNAAKDPMERLEIHRKIQGLPRNSAPNRVRNRCWATGKPRGVYRDFGLCRNQLRQRAHNGELPGVVKSSW
- a CDS encoding undecaprenyl/decaprenyl-phosphate alpha-N-acetylglucosaminyl 1-phosphate transferase, translating into MTVITIPIIKNLSLKLNLIDRPDKRKQHKKNIVRLGGLGILIGLYLPIILLLAFGFINFPQNSFFWPVFGIAPCFFIIGFFDDLFNLSPFVRLFFQIVLSIIFWAIGFHINILEIQTLIGVPLSISLISLLSLSFTVLWIVGMINAINWIDGLDGLAIGIVCISTLGMICAAIGHGNIEYLPILSALLGSCLGFLIFNYHPAKIVMGDGGSYFLGFFSVSLSVLMFEPGLNDGFNSELDFYLLESLLFFAVPVFDMIYVILARLSKGKSIFYPDRLHIHHRLVDGGFNQIDSVTLIFALSQWFVSFSLLASFNKLDEYTVLIGISSSLLFIVVLLIKCDLSKLCKFELHPRKNKIDKVI
- a CDS encoding 3'(2'),5'-bisphosphate nucleotidase CysQ, with protein sequence MITLPSNIDINDLINDLRNFSWEAAEILLHYSKILKESNYKINILKNKNIDDPVTKADLEVNEIIISRIKKKYSNVDWGILSEENVKFDEQSFNTNKDWIWVLDPLDGTKDFIQGTGNYALHLALNYQKKPYIGVVLIPEKDELWFAHGNKVWCEKKDGSKNKPKLSNIRNLQEMTIVSSKNHGNESLNKLIKKIKFNQVLIMGSIGCKIASILRGESDIYICLSLPGKSSPKDWDFAAPEAILRASGGSITNLDNEELSYGKSDFKQGGVIVASNNKENHNDLCSELKRTIKEYDILPLDI